TGTCTTGGTATTTGGTGAATTTTACTGAGTGCATTTACTGACGAGGACTATTCTTAAGATTGTGTAACTTCCGAAATTGTTCCGAGTCTAGAGGGTTAGTAGCTGCTTATATAATCTTCAATCACCTATGTTTATACTTACCTTAAATTGTTTCTATGGTGTGTTAGCCAAGTGTATTTTCATCAAGGATTTACAGTTGTGCAACATTTGGGGATCGCTGTTGGTTACTACTACCTAAGATTTAGGCTATCTCTAGCAAAATCTGATTTGAGCTTTGTGTTGATTTTGTACTACAAAAACTTTAAAACCGCAAGACCAGAATTTCACATATGTAGCTATTGAGCGGTCTGTTATCCAAAAATCGCCCAGCAGATGTCTAGATAAGATGTTTTTACCTTCTCTAGCAAGGTTCTACAACACTCATTAGCTATGCGGAATTAATAGATATTACTTTTGCAGCTTTTTATCTATGCAGACACTGCAAAGTGCTGAGTATATGTTTATAGCTATGAGATTGTTCTACTCTGTAGCTCAAAAATGCGCTTTTTATGCTAACAACTAAAAAAAATCGGTATAAAATGATAAATTAACTTCTGTCGTTGGGAGTAGAAACGCTTACTCAAAAGATGAGTTCACTTTATCAAGCGCTTGGACAACCCCAAATTGTACAAAATTTTTATACTTGCTAATATACCGTTTAATTATGATTAAGATGTTCTCTCAAAGCGTTAATTTTAGAGCGTTCCGCGGTACTGATGGACTATCATATCATTCATGGAAACACCCATTTACTATGTCGCATTTTATCCCACTCTTAAAAGACGTTACAAATTGACTTGTGTTGAAAATTTAGTTAGTGACTGATGGGTTTTCATGGTTCCCGTCTTTTTTTGTAAAAATCAGGGTGTCTAATGCTAGAAGAATTCAGTTGTAAAATTTCACCACCATTTGTATCAAAGGGTTGCGATCGCGAACTTGGTTTAGAATCAACCCTTGAAGAATTGCCAATGTACAACTTCCAGGTGGAAATTGACTGTACTGGCAAAGACGTTGCTCATTTTTTGGAAAAATACCCCCTGCTCCCAGGAGCAATTTTAGTAGAACAGGGAAATTTCATTGGAATGATTTCGCGGCGGCGACTGCTAGAATTTTTGATCCGCCCCTATGGACAAGAGTTGTTTGTTCAAGAATCTTTAGAAATTCTCTACAGCTATGCACGGACAACGATTTTGTTGCTTCCTGATACAACATCGATTTTGACGGCGATGCAACTGAGCTTAAAGCGATCGCCAGAACTTTTGGCAGAACCAGTTGTAGTCCAAACTGCATCTGGTAGCTACAGATTATTAGATGTACAGGAATTGAATATTATTGCTTGGCAAATCCAGGGAATTGAAAATCTAGTGCGGTACGAACGCAGCCAAGCTCAAATGATTCAAAATGATAAAATGGCGAGCTTGGGGCGTTTGGTAGATGGGATAGCGCACGAAATCTTAGACCCTGTGGGATTTATTTGGGGTAACTTAACTTATGTCTCAAACTATAGTCAAGACTTGCTCAAGCTCATAGCAGCTTATGATCAAGAACTAGCCGATGCACCCAAGAGTATTACTAATCTTAAAGAAGAAATTGAATTTGATTTTTTAGAAAAAGACTTGTCACAATCACTTGCTAGTATTCGTACCGGGGCAGAAAGATTAAAAAAACTCGTCACTAGCTTACAGAACTTTTGCCATATCGATGAGATTTATCCCAAGCCAGTAGATTTACACGCATCTCTAGATAATATTGTTTTATTAATTAATAGTCGCCTACAAGGAGAAATTGAAATTCGCAAAAACTATGGTCATCTGCCACCAGTGTATTGCTTTATGGGGCAGTTGAATCAGGTATTGATGAATATTTTAAGCGAAGCTGTGGATACCTTACTTAATGAAGCAGTAAAGCAGCAATTGTTGCATTTAGAAGCTACAAACATTACTCATAAAGCTCGAATTGAAATTACTACAGAAGTTATTTCACAGGAAGCAAGCAAGCCTAATACACCAGATTCGCGGTGGGTTTCAATTCGTATTGCCGACAATGGCCCTGGAATGTCTCAAGAGGTACAACAGCAAATTATGGAGTGTTTCTCTTTAGAAAAAAGAGCTGATAAAGAAACTAGTTTAGCTGTAAGTTATCGAATTATCATAGCAAGACATGGTGGTAAATTAAATTTGCGATCGCAACTTGGTGCAGGTACTGAATTTCAAATTTTGTTACCTTTGGTTTAAGAGGTTGTTTGAAAAGTCTAATTTATTACTTGCCTTGGCTGCTGGAAGTCTCGGCTACACGAGGCTTTACCCACCTGCGTGGGTTCAAAACTCTTCATTTTTTATTAGAATCTTTTAAATATTGACCGTAAATTATTTGTGAGTAATTAAGATACCCACCTGATTTAATAAGTTGGGTATCTGTAGCTTTCAACTCTCAAAAATAAGGTTGCTACATGGTTTGCAATAAGTTTTCGCCACGCTGGTAAATTTCGCGTGCGTAATCAGTCCAAGCGCCTTGTCCCCAATAACGAAAACAGCTTGTTTGCAACAAAAGGTTATGCAGCAAAGCTTTACGGTAGTGAGATTGTTGGGTTAGGGTTTCTGCTGAGTTAGTTTGCAGTAATGGATCAATTTTTTGATGAAACAAACTACTTAATTGATACATAGGAGCCAAAACATTTTCGTATCCTTTCACCCAACTTATATGATTCGTCCAAGAAGCTCCATCCATGTGAAAATTAGGGTTAATTTGCTTTAACTCTTGAATGGCACTTTCTACAGCTTCAGGTTGGCAATTATCTGGTGAAACTCGCTCCCAAATATAATGTTGTCCGACTGGCTGACAAGTTGGATAATCTTCAGGTTTACAACCAGCAGCTTCGATTAATTCCAAATATTCTGTACCGCAAATCCCGACAACGCCTGATTTTCCTCCGCCTTGATTTACCATGTCTTGCCAAGCTTGTTTGAAAGCGCTAGGAAATTCATTCATCATCACACCACCATTTTCACCATCACCAATTTGGCTGACTATTGGTGGGATAGATACGTTTCCTACTTGTTGTTTAGATAAAGTTTTGGCTTCATAGTAAGGCTGCATTTGTGCAACTAATTTAGTATCGGAACCTTGAGTTTTAATTAAAGCTGTAATACTAATAGTTTCACCCTGAGAATTGCGAGCAACTAAACGATGTGGTAAATGTTTGTAGCGAAGAGATTCACCAGTAGTTGTTTCTACAGAATGTTCTTGAACAAGTAACCAACGATATCCACATTCTTTTAATGCTTTGACAAATTCAAATAGAGTATCAGGATGATTTGGCAGATGCATTTCTGGAGGTGAAAATCCTTTGACTCGTGCTAATGCTTCCCAACCAAAAATTGCAGCAAAATACTGTTGCCAAGCTATGATGTGCAATTTAATATCTGGTATGGGAGTGGAAGGAATAACTGCATGGCTCCACATTGTACCGAGCCATTCAACATAAGGTTGATAGGTGCGATCGCAAGTAATGCGTTTTAAGTTATCAATAATATCATTGCGTCCCATTTGCCTGAGTCCCCACAACAAATTACCAGAGTAATCCAACATCACACGCGGGTTGCAGCCTTGATTTACGAGTTCAGGAATGAAGTCTCCGATGCGGCTGTAACAATAGGCAAAAGGGGCAGCGTTATGGTTATCCCCTTCATTGGGATGTTCAAACATATATTGCAGATTGCTGATGAGTGTACCACCATATCCAGCGGGTATAGTTGGCTGATGCATATGTAAGGCGATCGCAAATACTGCATTTACGTCTTCTAACTTAATATTGGTTGTTGGTAAAAATATAGGTGCATCATGATTGACGACAGCGAGAACTTCTTTCTCCCATCCAGAAATATTTGGCAAGTCATCAATAATTTCTGGTAAATCGGTGGTATGTAAGGAAAGCATAGAGGATAAAAGTTGAAATTTTATCTTTATACTTTATCTCTTTATCCTCAGCAGAAACGAGTGAATGATAAATTAAAGAGATTTGATAGAGAAAAACCAAGCACAAAGTTTATTTGTGCTATTTTTAGTCTGAAAACCAAGTTCAGCGTGATGAACTTATTAGACAATAACAAACTAAAATTGTTCTTTAATTTCGTTATTTTAACAATTCAGTTTTGAGATCCCAGGTATTTACAAGGCGATCGCCTCTTTGATAATTAAGTAGGCGATCGCTTTCCGACATTTCTCAGGACTTACGTGCAGACATGAATGAATCTATATTTCTGGATAGCCAAAAATCATTGAAACGATAGATTCTATTTAATAAATTGGGTTTTTCATCAAGCTGCTGTAAGCTTGGCGCTGGCGGTGTTGCCATTCGTAAAATCGGATCTAACAACCACGGGGCAAGGTGTTGACACCACACTGCTAAATGACATTGCCATCCGACTAAGATTTCTGGTGCATCCGTTTGCAATCCAGCAACGAGTACTTTAGCTACTTGCTGAGAAGTCATCGGGATCACCCAGCGAAATAATTTTAAGTTGCGTATCATGTCTGTGTCTGTTAGAGAAGGCAGTAATGCTATGACTCGGATATTGTACTCAGCTAGCTCTCGCCGCAAGGCTTGGGTAAATCCTAAAATTGCAAACTTAGTAGCTGAGTAAGTCGCCATCGTTGGTGCAGCTACTTTCCCCATCAAACTGGACACATTGACAATTGTTCCTTGTCTTTGGCTAGCCATGCGCCGAGCTACCAAACTAGTCAAGTTGTACATTCCCAATAGATTCACAGAGAGTTCTTCTTGAACTTGGGGCAGTTTAAAGTGCAAAAACGAATTTTGGTATGCGACTCCTGCACAATTTACTAGAAGATTAATTGGGCCATAACTGCGCCAAATTTGAGCAACAGCAATACTTACAACTGTTGACTGAGTTAAATCTAATGCCACGATCGCAGTTTCTGTCCCCATCGCCTCGATTTCCTGGGCTACTTCGGCTAACTTTTCGCGATCGCGTGCTACTAATATCAACCGCTTGGCTCCTTGTTGTGCAAGTTGCAGGGCGATCGCTTTGCCAATACCACGCGAAGCCCCTGTAATTAGGGCGACTTTACCTCGAATATTCATGGGTTTTAACCTCCATAATTTGAGTCTTACCGCACTCTTTGTTATTGCTGACAGACACAATCACAGCTACTCGCTTGTCAACACTAGGTAAGACAAATAATTAATCGCAATTCAAATTAGAACGGAACAAAGCCTTTACTAAAGAGATATTTCTGGGTGAATCTGCAATTTTTCATCAATTTTCTATGCTTGGCAGAAATCTCTCACTTTTAATCTCAAAATTGAGACCTAACACAATTGGAGCAATGGATATAGCTCATAGATTTTATTTCTCCTAAATCCGAGCGTTCACCAGTGTCGCTACTAATACATACCCTAACAATTAAATCAAGCTATTGCAATGTTTCTTTAATCAGCATTGCTTAATACTTCTTAACGACTAGTATATATATAATAAAAATTTTGTTAAATAAGTTTTTATAAACACTTGAGGATAAATATCTCAATTTCCTGACAAATAGTAAAGTTGTAACTCTCAAGTCATAGCTGATACACAAAAAAGACATATGCTTCTTCAGGAAACATTCTGACTAAATTTTCGTCTAGAGTCACTGAATTCATTTAACAAACGTTCCCAGTGATGCTATTCTCAATTGGTTTATTGTTAATCAACAAGGTGCAAGTTGACAGAGGTAAAAACTAATATTATGTCTACATTGGAATCTGAATTATAAACTCCGTTCCTTCTCCTGGCGCTGAAATGCAGGTTAACTTACCTCCGTGGGTTTCCTCAACAATTTGGCGAGCAATAGATAAACCCAAACCTGTACCTCTTCCCACATCTTTTGTCGTGAACAAATGGTCAAATATTTGTGCTTTAACCGCTTGTGACATTCCTGAACCATTATCTTTAATACCAATGATTACAGCCTTTTCATCTGCTAAAACTTCAGTTCGAATGGTGATTTGATTGGGGTTAGCTTT
This region of Nostoc sp. UHCC 0302 genomic DNA includes:
- a CDS encoding glycosyl hydrolase family 57, which translates into the protein MLSLHTTDLPEIIDDLPNISGWEKEVLAVVNHDAPIFLPTTNIKLEDVNAVFAIALHMHQPTIPAGYGGTLISNLQYMFEHPNEGDNHNAAPFAYCYSRIGDFIPELVNQGCNPRVMLDYSGNLLWGLRQMGRNDIIDNLKRITCDRTYQPYVEWLGTMWSHAVIPSTPIPDIKLHIIAWQQYFAAIFGWEALARVKGFSPPEMHLPNHPDTLFEFVKALKECGYRWLLVQEHSVETTTGESLRYKHLPHRLVARNSQGETISITALIKTQGSDTKLVAQMQPYYEAKTLSKQQVGNVSIPPIVSQIGDGENGGVMMNEFPSAFKQAWQDMVNQGGGKSGVVGICGTEYLELIEAAGCKPEDYPTCQPVGQHYIWERVSPDNCQPEAVESAIQELKQINPNFHMDGASWTNHISWVKGYENVLAPMYQLSSLFHQKIDPLLQTNSAETLTQQSHYRKALLHNLLLQTSCFRYWGQGAWTDYAREIYQRGENLLQTM
- a CDS encoding SDR family NAD(P)-dependent oxidoreductase; translated protein: MNIRGKVALITGASRGIGKAIALQLAQQGAKRLILVARDREKLAEVAQEIEAMGTETAIVALDLTQSTVVSIAVAQIWRSYGPINLLVNCAGVAYQNSFLHFKLPQVQEELSVNLLGMYNLTSLVARRMASQRQGTIVNVSSLMGKVAAPTMATYSATKFAILGFTQALRRELAEYNIRVIALLPSLTDTDMIRNLKLFRWVIPMTSQQVAKVLVAGLQTDAPEILVGWQCHLAVWCQHLAPWLLDPILRMATPPAPSLQQLDEKPNLLNRIYRFNDFWLSRNIDSFMSARKS
- a CDS encoding ATP-binding protein, which produces MLEEFSCKISPPFVSKGCDRELGLESTLEELPMYNFQVEIDCTGKDVAHFLEKYPLLPGAILVEQGNFIGMISRRRLLEFLIRPYGQELFVQESLEILYSYARTTILLLPDTTSILTAMQLSLKRSPELLAEPVVVQTASGSYRLLDVQELNIIAWQIQGIENLVRYERSQAQMIQNDKMASLGRLVDGIAHEILDPVGFIWGNLTYVSNYSQDLLKLIAAYDQELADAPKSITNLKEEIEFDFLEKDLSQSLASIRTGAERLKKLVTSLQNFCHIDEIYPKPVDLHASLDNIVLLINSRLQGEIEIRKNYGHLPPVYCFMGQLNQVLMNILSEAVDTLLNEAVKQQLLHLEATNITHKARIEITTEVISQEASKPNTPDSRWVSIRIADNGPGMSQEVQQQIMECFSLEKRADKETSLAVSYRIIIARHGGKLNLRSQLGAGTEFQILLPLV